GGTATCAACATTATTAGGTATTTTATTGTTTAAAGAAAAGTTATTGACTAAAAACTGGGTCGGGATAGGCCTAGCCATTCTTGGGATACTGTTTATTGCTTTTGAAAAACTGTAAGATTAACAATTTGGAACTTGAAAAAGACACATACAAAACTATTTTAAAACCTTCCGAAGAAGTACTCTTTAAGGAGAAGGGAAGCAAGTTTTTCGGATATGCCTTTCCTGTTTCTTCTGAAGAAGATGTAAAGGAACACCTTGAAAATTTAAAAAAGCAACATCATACCGCAAGACATTTTTGTTATGCTTGGCAGTTAGGAAAAAGCTATGAAAGCTATCGCGCCAATGATGACGGTGAACCTTCAAACAGTGCAGGAATGCCCATTTATGGACAATTGCAGTCTTTCGACGTAACCAATGCTTTGGTTGTGGTAGTTCGTTATTTTGGCGGGACTAAACTGGGTGTGGGCGGATTGATACAAGCTTACAAAACAACTGCTCAAATGGCTTTGGAAACTTGTAAAATTGTGGAAAGGACTATTAATGAAACCTTCCTTTTAAAATTTGAATATCCGGAAATGAACACGGTTATGCGGATTATCAAAGATGAAGATTTGAACCTAGTAAATCAAAAAATGGAATTGAGTTGTGAGTTTGAAATTGCGGTTCGTAAAAAAGATGCGGAACGCATTTTTGAATTATTTGAAAACACATACAAAGTGGCAATAAAACGCTTGGAAAATTAACTATTCTTCTCTCAATTTTTCCATTAAATAATCCGGTGCCTTCACCAACTTTTTGGTAGTACTGTTCACAAAAACCAAAACTGTAGTCGCGGTAACCAAAAGTTGTTTGGACTCATTATAAATTTCATAATAAAATTCAATTTTTACATTGGGCATT
The Aequorivita iocasae genome window above contains:
- a CDS encoding IMPACT family protein — encoded protein: MELEKDTYKTILKPSEEVLFKEKGSKFFGYAFPVSSEEDVKEHLENLKKQHHTARHFCYAWQLGKSYESYRANDDGEPSNSAGMPIYGQLQSFDVTNALVVVVRYFGGTKLGVGGLIQAYKTTAQMALETCKIVERTINETFLLKFEYPEMNTVMRIIKDEDLNLVNQKMELSCEFEIAVRKKDAERIFELFENTYKVAIKRLEN